A region from the Geobacter benzoatilyticus genome encodes:
- a CDS encoding HlyD family secretion protein encodes MAGQWGKWLIRISGVLALTVLGVVAWQKFGGSDKDKGLVSGNGRIEAVEIDVAAKTAGRVGEILVSEGDFVTAGQVVAVMDTEVLEAQLREAEAYYRQMQTSIATERSQLAQRESEKAVAVAAVRQREAELVNARKRWERSSELAAKGAMSQQETDDDYTGFQSAVAAVSSARAQVAAAEAAIATARTRVMGAGSMVDAARATIERIQADIRDSALKAPRDGRVQYKVAQLGEVVGAGGRVLSLVDLSDVYMTFFLPTAAAGKVALGTEVRLVLDAAPGYVIPARVSFISDVAQFTPKTVETANEREKLMFRVRAQIPVELLKKHITRVKTGLPGMAYVRLDAATPWPERLATGLVQ; translated from the coding sequence ATGGCTGGCCAATGGGGAAAATGGCTGATCCGGATTTCCGGGGTGCTGGCGCTGACGGTTCTGGGTGTTGTCGCATGGCAGAAGTTCGGCGGGAGCGATAAGGACAAGGGGCTGGTCAGCGGCAACGGCCGCATCGAGGCCGTGGAGATCGACGTGGCCGCCAAGACTGCCGGCCGGGTCGGGGAGATACTGGTGAGCGAGGGGGATTTCGTTACCGCCGGTCAGGTGGTGGCGGTCATGGACACGGAAGTCCTCGAAGCCCAGCTCCGGGAGGCCGAGGCGTACTACCGCCAGATGCAGACCTCCATCGCCACGGAGCGCAGTCAACTGGCCCAGCGGGAAAGCGAGAAAGCGGTGGCGGTGGCGGCGGTCAGGCAGCGGGAGGCGGAGCTCGTCAATGCCCGCAAACGGTGGGAGCGTTCGTCTGAGCTTGCAGCAAAAGGAGCCATGTCCCAGCAGGAAACCGATGATGACTATACGGGATTCCAAAGCGCCGTAGCCGCCGTAAGTTCGGCCCGGGCCCAGGTTGCCGCCGCCGAGGCTGCCATTGCAACGGCCCGCACCCGGGTGATGGGGGCGGGATCCATGGTCGACGCCGCCCGAGCCACCATTGAGCGGATCCAGGCGGATATCAGGGATAGCGCCCTCAAGGCCCCCCGTGATGGCCGGGTCCAGTATAAGGTCGCCCAGTTGGGCGAGGTGGTAGGCGCCGGCGGACGGGTTCTCAGCCTTGTCGATTTGAGCGATGTTTACATGACGTTTTTCCTGCCTACTGCTGCGGCAGGGAAGGTTGCGCTCGGAACCGAGGTGCGGCTGGTACTGGATGCCGCTCCCGGCTATGTGATTCCCGCCAGGGTGTCGTTCATTTCCGACGTGGCCCAGTTTACCCCCAAGACCGTGGAGACGGCCAACGAACGGGAGAAACTGATGTTCCGCGTCCGGGCCCAGATCCCCGTGGAACTCCTCAAAAAGCACATCACCCGGGTTAAGACCGGGCTTCCCGGCATGGCCTACGTGCGGCTCGATGCCGCTACTCCATGGCCGGAACGCCTGGCAACAGGGCTCGTGCAATGA
- a CDS encoding PqiC family protein, which translates to MMLRSAACCALFVYAAIYCAACGSTPPARFYTLSSLASSGGRGRPSVGQPSKVLGIGPVTLAGYLYHPGITTRSGPNTVSRAELDRWGSPLGDEVTRVFVENMGELLPHGRYVVLPWLEASALDCRVQLTITRFDGPTEGPVVLNASWVLFGGGPNTVRASGEASITEPLRGSGYGATADAMSRALAGLSRRIAMEIGTVADAVGK; encoded by the coding sequence ATGATGCTTCGTTCTGCGGCATGCTGCGCTCTTTTTGTCTATGCAGCCATCTATTGTGCCGCCTGCGGGAGTACGCCGCCGGCACGCTTCTATACCCTTTCCTCCCTTGCCAGCTCCGGCGGCAGGGGGCGTCCCTCCGTCGGCCAGCCGAGTAAGGTCCTCGGTATCGGCCCTGTCACCCTGGCCGGCTACCTGTACCACCCCGGCATCACCACCCGGAGCGGGCCGAATACTGTAAGCCGCGCGGAACTCGACCGTTGGGGCAGTCCACTCGGCGACGAGGTGACCCGGGTGTTCGTGGAGAACATGGGGGAACTGTTGCCCCACGGCAGGTACGTGGTCCTGCCGTGGCTGGAGGCTTCAGCCCTGGATTGCCGAGTCCAGCTCACCATCACCCGTTTCGACGGCCCAACCGAGGGGCCGGTGGTGTTGAATGCCTCCTGGGTACTCTTCGGCGGGGGACCGAACACCGTACGTGCATCTGGGGAAGCCTCGATCACCGAGCCGCTACGGGGATCGGGCTATGGGGCCACTGCCGATGCCATGAGCCGCGCCCTTGCCGGCCTGAGCCGGCGGATTGCCATGGAAATCGGAACCGTTGCCGATGCTGTGGGGAAGTGA
- a CDS encoding MlaD family protein translates to MSIKASKALIGAFVLGGICLVVAGVAVFGSGKLFSSTKKFVMYFDGSVKGLSVGAPVVFRGVKVGSVVDIVLQGNLHDMTFKVPVVAEIEVDRFNMTDGTADSTNYYKPLIDRGLRAQLQAQSLLTGQLMVDFDFHPDKLARFVSDDTGYPQIPTIPSTAEDLTRRIGELPLRQLVERANAVVGGLERLLNSPHMQETPRSLNLAAADMRTLLKSIDREVALLSADARGAIGAATSTIRHADRVLAFEEGAPAETMKNLNETLAQARTSLRTLDETLDAVRSAASDERSLYQLRHALKDMGEASRSLGALVDYLDRHPEALLRGKTTVEEK, encoded by the coding sequence ATGAGTATCAAGGCCAGCAAGGCGCTCATCGGCGCGTTCGTCCTGGGGGGCATCTGCCTGGTGGTGGCAGGGGTTGCGGTCTTCGGCTCGGGCAAGCTTTTTTCCTCCACGAAGAAATTCGTCATGTACTTCGACGGCTCCGTCAAGGGACTCTCAGTGGGCGCCCCTGTGGTTTTCCGGGGGGTAAAGGTCGGCTCTGTGGTTGATATCGTCCTCCAGGGAAACCTGCATGACATGACGTTCAAGGTGCCGGTCGTGGCGGAAATCGAAGTGGACAGGTTCAACATGACGGACGGGACGGCCGATTCCACCAATTACTACAAGCCCCTCATCGACCGGGGGCTGAGGGCCCAGTTACAGGCCCAGAGTCTTCTTACGGGGCAGCTTATGGTGGATTTCGATTTTCACCCCGACAAGCTGGCCCGTTTCGTCTCCGATGACACCGGTTACCCCCAGATTCCCACCATCCCGTCCACCGCCGAGGACCTTACCCGAAGGATCGGGGAACTCCCTCTCCGGCAGCTCGTGGAAAGGGCGAACGCTGTGGTGGGAGGACTGGAGCGGCTGCTCAACTCCCCCCATATGCAGGAGACTCCCCGCTCCCTGAACCTGGCGGCCGCCGACATGAGGACGCTTCTCAAGAGTATCGACCGGGAGGTGGCGCTCCTGTCCGCCGATGCCCGGGGGGCCATCGGCGCGGCCACCTCCACCATCAGGCATGCCGACCGGGTGCTGGCCTTCGAGGAAGGGGCACCGGCCGAAACGATGAAAAACCTCAACGAGACGCTGGCCCAGGCACGGACGTCGCTGCGCACATTAGACGAGACCCTCGATGCGGTCCGTAGCGCCGCATCGGACGAGCGTTCCCTCTACCAGCTCCGGCACGCGCTCAAAGACATGGGGGAGGCATCCCGTTCCCTCGGTGCTCTGGTCGATTATCTGGACCGTCACCCCGAGGCCCTGCTCCGGGGGAAAACCACTGTCGAGGAGAAGTGA
- a CDS encoding ABC transporter ATP-binding protein translates to MTASAEPSHPAIGVDNLTMAYGDRVIQRDLTFTVNRGDIFIIMGGSGCGKSTLLRHLIGLQQPALGRITYDGTDFWDLPPDERQLVMRRFGILYQSGALWSSMTLAENVALPLEEYTAFSRAEIADLVSFKLALVGLAGFEEYYPSEISGGMKKRAGLARAMALDPDILFFDEPSAGLDPISSRLLDDLIMELRDSLSATVVVVTHELPSIFAIGTNSVFLDAEAKTMIADGDPKRLLAESGDPRIRSFLTRGAAELAGTGLKGDSAP, encoded by the coding sequence ATGACAGCCTCTGCCGAACCTTCACATCCGGCCATCGGGGTCGACAACCTGACCATGGCCTACGGTGACCGGGTTATCCAGCGGGATCTCACCTTTACCGTCAACCGGGGTGACATCTTCATTATCATGGGGGGGAGCGGCTGCGGCAAGAGCACGCTGCTGCGGCATCTGATCGGACTCCAGCAGCCGGCCCTGGGCCGGATTACCTATGACGGGACCGATTTCTGGGATCTGCCGCCCGACGAGCGGCAGCTGGTCATGCGCCGCTTCGGGATCCTCTACCAGAGCGGTGCCCTCTGGAGTTCCATGACCCTGGCGGAGAACGTGGCCCTGCCCTTGGAGGAGTACACAGCTTTCTCCCGGGCGGAGATTGCGGACCTGGTCTCCTTCAAGCTGGCCCTGGTGGGATTGGCCGGTTTCGAAGAGTACTACCCCAGCGAGATCAGCGGCGGTATGAAGAAGCGGGCCGGGCTGGCCCGGGCCATGGCCCTCGACCCCGATATCCTCTTTTTCGACGAGCCATCGGCCGGGCTCGACCCCATCAGCTCCCGACTGCTGGACGACCTGATCATGGAGCTTCGGGACAGCCTCAGCGCCACGGTTGTGGTCGTCACCCACGAGTTGCCGAGCATCTTCGCCATCGGCACCAATTCGGTCTTTCTCGACGCCGAGGCAAAGACCATGATTGCGGATGGCGACCCCAAACGGCTCCTGGCGGAGTCAGGCGACCCCCGGATCCGGAGTTTCCTGACCAGAGGCGCGGCGGAGCTCGCCGGGACAGGATTGAAGGGAGATTCGGCTCCATGA
- a CDS encoding MlaE family ABC transporter permease, producing MPDHTGSTRERNPLARSADGTLHLRLEGDWLAGSLPLSPGAVEDELAAATAARFLFETGELGRWDSGLITFLIRVKALCDGRGVAFDGGNLPEGARRLLSLATAVPERPPAHGGSRPPFLERIADRAIGAWKGMVEMSAFLGEVTVACGRLLTGRARFRRSELLAVMQECGAQALPIVSLISFLVGLILAFVGAVQLSMFGAQIYVASLVGIGIVRIMGAIMAGIIMAGRTGAAFAARLGTMQVNEEIDALATLGISPVEFLVLPRVVALVLMMPLLCLYADLMGILGGLAVGVLMLDLNVTEYITMTKKAVRLKDFWVGLFHSGVFGVLVALAGCLRGIQCGRSASSVGDAATSAVVTGIVSIVVATAVITVICNILGI from the coding sequence ATGCCGGACCACACAGGATCGACCAGGGAACGGAATCCTCTCGCACGTTCGGCGGACGGGACGCTCCATCTGCGGCTGGAAGGCGACTGGCTGGCGGGGAGCCTGCCCCTGTCGCCTGGGGCGGTGGAGGATGAACTTGCTGCTGCCACCGCGGCCCGGTTCCTGTTCGAGACCGGTGAACTGGGACGCTGGGACAGCGGCCTCATTACCTTCCTGATCAGGGTGAAGGCGCTCTGCGACGGGCGGGGGGTGGCCTTCGACGGCGGGAATCTCCCCGAGGGGGCCCGGCGGCTTCTCTCCTTGGCCACGGCAGTTCCCGAGCGGCCCCCGGCCCATGGGGGTAGCCGTCCGCCGTTTCTGGAGCGAATCGCCGACCGCGCCATCGGCGCGTGGAAGGGCATGGTAGAGATGAGTGCGTTTCTCGGCGAGGTCACGGTCGCCTGCGGCCGTCTCCTGACCGGCCGGGCCCGTTTCCGTCGTTCGGAGCTTCTGGCGGTCATGCAGGAGTGCGGAGCCCAGGCCCTTCCCATTGTCTCCCTCATCAGCTTTCTGGTGGGGCTGATCCTGGCCTTCGTGGGGGCGGTGCAGCTCTCCATGTTCGGTGCTCAGATTTACGTGGCGAGCCTTGTGGGGATCGGGATTGTCCGGATCATGGGGGCCATCATGGCCGGCATCATCATGGCGGGGCGCACCGGCGCCGCCTTTGCCGCCCGGCTTGGGACCATGCAGGTGAACGAGGAGATCGATGCCCTGGCCACCCTCGGCATCTCGCCGGTGGAATTCCTCGTTCTCCCAAGGGTTGTGGCGCTGGTTCTCATGATGCCGCTGCTGTGTCTCTACGCCGACCTCATGGGAATCCTGGGAGGGCTCGCCGTCGGCGTCCTCATGCTCGATCTGAATGTGACGGAATACATCACCATGACGAAAAAGGCGGTGCGGCTCAAGGACTTCTGGGTCGGCCTCTTCCATAGCGGCGTATTCGGCGTGCTGGTGGCCCTGGCGGGGTGCCTGCGAGGAATCCAGTGCGGGCGGAGCGCCTCGTCCGTGGGGGATGCCGCCACCTCGGCGGTGGTCACCGGCATCGTCAGCATCGTCGTGGCCACGGCGGTCATCACGGTCATCTGCAACATCCTGGGGATATGA
- a CDS encoding MlaA family lipoprotein, producing the protein MGIIHERRSLAMITLPALLFLCGCSTLPEVAPGTPPPKRTFESTVKGDKPQMLDVSDSMEGFNRGTYRYNYYFDEYFMRPVVRTYEFIMPDYAEDRVSGAIDNIGDVGNFTNNLLQLKFKAAGITLGRVLVNSTAGVAGLWDPASKWGLERHPEDFGQTLGHYGAGNGSYIVLPILGPSNVRDTAGLVAGTAAFNLVGPAAWVNDSAINTAYTATSSVDKRHRIPFRYRQTGSPFEYDLLRMLYTMQRENDVAN; encoded by the coding sequence ATGGGAATAATCCATGAACGGCGCTCGTTAGCGATGATTACTCTGCCGGCCCTGCTTTTTCTGTGCGGATGCAGCACCCTTCCCGAAGTCGCTCCCGGCACCCCCCCTCCCAAGCGTACGTTTGAATCGACAGTGAAGGGGGACAAGCCCCAGATGCTCGACGTGAGCGATTCCATGGAGGGGTTCAACCGCGGGACCTATCGCTACAACTACTATTTTGACGAGTACTTCATGCGCCCGGTAGTCCGGACGTACGAATTCATCATGCCGGACTATGCCGAGGACCGGGTGTCCGGGGCCATCGACAACATCGGCGATGTCGGCAACTTCACCAATAACCTGTTGCAGCTCAAATTCAAGGCTGCCGGCATCACCCTCGGTCGCGTCCTGGTCAACTCAACGGCCGGAGTCGCCGGACTATGGGACCCCGCAAGCAAGTGGGGGCTCGAACGCCATCCCGAGGATTTCGGCCAGACCCTCGGCCATTACGGGGCGGGCAACGGCTCGTACATCGTACTTCCGATTCTGGGGCCGTCCAATGTCCGGGATACTGCCGGGCTCGTTGCCGGCACGGCAGCCTTCAACCTGGTCGGCCCCGCCGCCTGGGTCAACGACTCCGCCATAAACACGGCCTATACCGCAACGTCCTCCGTGGACAAGCGGCACAGGATACCCTTCCGCTATCGCCAGACCGGCTCTCCGTTCGAGTATGATCTGCTGCGGATGCTTTACACCATGCAACGGGAGAACGACGTGGCCAATTGA
- a CDS encoding alpha/beta hydrolase — MMRLLALIFLLGCFCPAHNAGAEPQPYFYPFVNPYEATVMELPKAFEAKLPEEIPAREFTLRVFPKREIPGVFWYENGLVCSIARQNHRAPLIFVIAGTGANHDTPRMKKLQKAFYQGGFHVISITSPTHMDFVVNASAGLPGDSLDDANDLYRVMKLAYEKVRDKIDVSGFALTGYSLGAFNAAFVAKLDEEEKRFNFSKVLLINPPVSLYDSVSALDQLLVDNVPGGMGKFDPWFRSVFAEFASVTKGMEPGGLSGEFLYNTYKRLPPSEEKLAALIGLTFRMSAANMIFTADVMNGGGYIIPKNAKLTATTSLTRYAIVSFNTRFIDYFNEWFLPSIQAKEPGLTRQALLERMSLRSIEPYLKSAGKIGLVHNEDDIILAPGDIGYLQEVFGDRARIFPTGGHMGNMFHPDVVTAMIGFLTGKEDGHGNNP, encoded by the coding sequence ATGATGCGGCTTCTCGCGCTGATTTTCCTGCTGGGCTGCTTCTGCCCGGCCCATAATGCCGGGGCGGAGCCACAGCCCTATTTCTATCCGTTCGTCAACCCCTATGAGGCAACCGTCATGGAGTTGCCCAAAGCTTTTGAAGCAAAACTGCCGGAAGAAATTCCTGCCAGGGAGTTTACCCTGCGGGTATTCCCGAAACGTGAGATACCCGGGGTTTTCTGGTACGAAAACGGGCTGGTTTGCAGCATTGCCCGTCAGAATCACAGGGCTCCGCTCATCTTCGTCATTGCCGGTACCGGCGCGAACCACGACACGCCACGCATGAAGAAGCTCCAGAAGGCCTTCTACCAGGGGGGATTCCACGTCATTTCCATAACCTCGCCGACCCATATGGATTTTGTGGTCAATGCATCTGCCGGGCTTCCCGGTGATTCCCTGGACGATGCCAACGATCTCTACCGGGTCATGAAGCTTGCCTACGAGAAGGTGCGGGACAAGATCGACGTGTCGGGCTTCGCTCTCACCGGCTACAGTCTCGGCGCCTTCAATGCGGCGTTCGTCGCCAAGCTCGACGAGGAGGAAAAGCGCTTCAATTTCAGCAAGGTGCTCCTCATTAATCCGCCGGTCAGCCTCTATGATTCCGTTTCAGCTCTGGATCAGTTGCTGGTGGATAACGTTCCCGGCGGCATGGGGAAGTTCGATCCGTGGTTCCGCAGCGTCTTTGCCGAATTCGCGTCCGTCACCAAAGGGATGGAACCGGGGGGGCTCAGCGGAGAGTTCCTGTACAACACCTACAAGCGGCTCCCTCCCAGCGAGGAGAAACTCGCCGCTCTCATCGGTCTTACCTTCCGCATGAGCGCCGCCAACATGATTTTTACGGCCGACGTCATGAACGGCGGCGGCTACATAATCCCGAAAAATGCGAAACTGACCGCCACGACATCCCTTACCCGCTACGCCATCGTCTCTTTCAATACCAGGTTCATCGACTATTTCAACGAATGGTTCTTACCCAGCATTCAGGCGAAGGAGCCGGGCCTGACCCGCCAAGCCCTCCTGGAGCGCATGAGCCTGCGCAGCATTGAGCCATACCTGAAAAGCGCGGGCAAGATAGGCCTGGTCCACAACGAGGACGACATCATCCTGGCGCCCGGCGATATCGGCTACCTGCAGGAGGTGTTCGGCGATCGGGCGCGGATATTTCCCACCGGCGGGCACATGGGAAACATGTTCCATCCCGATGTGGTCACTGCCATGATCGGTTTCCTGACCGGAAAGGAGGACGGCCATGGGAATAATCCATGA
- a CDS encoding TAXI family TRAP transporter solute-binding subunit: protein MICFLRSMRTAFLAAVTLLSVPAVLSAFPHKSLSISSGDITGSNYVASSAVAKIFNRRSTDYGMRLLSVPSQGSVANVESVFGGQAAFGIAQTELLQQAAAGRGPWEGKALGNLRAVLNLPVEAVTIVAAADAGISRVSDLGGKRVNIGAAGSIDNAYATNLLLLSGLNPADVSLSEHPAALASELLQKSEIDAYIYTVCHPNLSVLEASAGPRKVLLVPIDKPLIELVTAANPLLLPAVVPTDFYSGLERRGVVPSIGVRSVLFTRVDMAEETVFRLVREIMTNFDLFRRQHPALQSLTPREAAEATVIPTHPGAARYFRQAGLVP from the coding sequence ATGATCTGTTTCCTGCGGTCGATGCGTACGGCGTTTCTGGCGGCAGTCACTCTACTCTCGGTTCCCGCCGTCCTTTCAGCCTTTCCCCATAAGTCCCTTTCCATCAGTTCCGGGGACATAACCGGTTCAAACTATGTTGCATCCAGCGCCGTAGCAAAGATATTCAACCGCCGGAGCACCGATTACGGCATGCGGCTTTTGAGTGTGCCGTCCCAGGGGTCCGTGGCCAATGTGGAGAGCGTGTTCGGGGGGCAAGCCGCCTTCGGGATAGCCCAGACGGAACTGTTGCAGCAGGCGGCTGCGGGGCGCGGCCCATGGGAGGGAAAAGCCCTGGGCAACCTGCGTGCCGTCCTGAATCTTCCCGTGGAGGCCGTGACGATTGTCGCGGCGGCAGACGCCGGAATCAGCAGGGTCAGCGATCTCGGGGGGAAGCGGGTCAACATCGGAGCCGCCGGTTCCATCGACAATGCTTATGCGACAAATCTTCTCTTATTATCCGGTTTGAACCCCGCGGACGTTTCCCTTTCGGAGCATCCCGCCGCCCTCGCCTCGGAACTGCTCCAAAAAAGTGAGATCGACGCCTACATCTACACGGTGTGCCATCCGAACCTCTCGGTGCTGGAGGCAAGCGCCGGTCCACGCAAAGTGCTGCTCGTTCCCATCGACAAGCCCCTTATAGAACTGGTTACGGCGGCAAACCCCCTGCTGCTGCCGGCAGTGGTTCCTACCGACTTCTATTCGGGGCTGGAGCGCCGGGGAGTAGTGCCGTCCATAGGTGTTCGCTCGGTTTTGTTCACCCGTGTCGACATGGCGGAGGAAACAGTTTTCCGCCTCGTACGGGAGATCATGACCAACTTTGATCTTTTCCGGCGCCAGCATCCGGCCCTGCAAAGCCTTACTCCCCGTGAGGCTGCCGAGGCAACGGTCATCCCCACCCATCCGGGAGCCGCCCGCTATTTCCGCCAAGCGGGCCTTGTGCCTTGA
- the adeC gene encoding AdeC/AdeK/OprM family multidrug efflux complex outer membrane factor, with product MRISSVSILFIAFAALAGCTMAPKYTRPAAPVPAAWPEGEAYKQTAATDNKPLADIPWQDFFVDENLRKLIALALENNRDLRVAALNIERSRAQYRIRRSDLFPKVDATADGSVQRISDDLSTTGRGDTVDQYSVGLGVSSYELDLFGRVRSLKDQALEQYLATEQARRSVQISLVAEVAANYLTLAADRERLKLARETLESQQSSYNLTKNRFDAGVSSALDLHQARTSVESARVDIARYTTLVAQDENALNLVVGAPVPAGLRPSALTETLTAMKDFTTGLPSDVLLQRPDILQAENLLKGANANIGAARANFFPRITLISSVGFGSNELSGLFTGDSFTWSFAPRITLPIFTAGENQANLDVAQTDRDIAVAQYEKTIQTAFREVADALAQRGTIDDQLSAQQAFTDATAETHNLSQLRYERGVDNYLQVLDAQRALYGAQQNLIGVRLVRLLNQATIYKVLGGGSK from the coding sequence ATGAGAATCTCCAGTGTTTCAATTTTATTTATCGCTTTTGCAGCTTTGGCCGGCTGCACCATGGCCCCCAAATACACACGCCCCGCCGCGCCGGTTCCTGCCGCATGGCCGGAAGGCGAGGCGTACAAACAGACGGCGGCCACGGATAACAAGCCCCTTGCCGATATCCCGTGGCAAGATTTCTTCGTGGATGAAAATCTGCGGAAGCTGATCGCCCTTGCCCTGGAGAACAATCGGGATTTGCGGGTGGCTGCCCTCAACATCGAACGCTCCCGTGCCCAGTACCGGATCCGGCGCTCGGACCTCTTCCCGAAGGTTGATGCCACTGCCGACGGCAGCGTCCAGAGGATTTCCGATGATCTCTCCACCACCGGCCGGGGGGATACCGTTGACCAGTACAGCGTCGGCCTCGGGGTCAGCTCCTACGAGCTGGACCTCTTCGGCCGGGTGCGGAGCCTCAAGGACCAGGCCCTGGAGCAGTACCTGGCAACGGAGCAGGCCCGCCGCAGCGTGCAAATCAGCCTGGTTGCCGAGGTTGCCGCCAACTACCTGACCCTGGCCGCCGATCGCGAACGGCTCAAGCTTGCCCGGGAGACCCTGGAGAGCCAGCAGTCCTCCTATAATCTCACCAAGAACCGCTTCGATGCCGGGGTCTCCTCAGCCCTAGATCTGCACCAGGCCCGCACCAGCGTGGAATCGGCACGGGTGGACATCGCCCGCTACACCACCCTCGTGGCCCAGGATGAAAATGCCCTGAACCTGGTCGTGGGTGCGCCGGTGCCTGCCGGTCTCCGGCCTTCGGCCCTCACAGAGACGCTTACCGCCATGAAGGACTTCACCACGGGGCTTCCGTCCGACGTGCTTCTCCAGCGCCCCGACATCCTGCAGGCGGAGAATCTGCTCAAGGGGGCCAATGCCAACATCGGGGCCGCCAGGGCCAACTTCTTCCCCCGCATTACCCTGATTTCCAGTGTCGGCTTCGGCAGTAACGAGCTGTCGGGGCTCTTCACGGGGGATTCATTCACCTGGAGCTTCGCGCCGCGCATCACTCTGCCGATCTTTACCGCAGGAGAGAACCAGGCCAACCTGGACGTTGCACAGACCGATCGCGACATTGCCGTAGCCCAGTACGAAAAGACGATCCAGACCGCCTTCCGGGAGGTGGCCGATGCCCTGGCCCAGCGGGGGACCATCGACGACCAGCTGTCTGCCCAGCAGGCGTTCACCGATGCCACCGCCGAGACCCATAACCTTTCCCAGTTGCGCTATGAAAGGGGCGTTGACAACTACCTCCAGGTTCTCGATGCGCAGCGAGCCCTTTACGGCGCCCAGCAGAACCTGATCGGCGTCCGTCTTGTCCGCCTCCTCAACCAGGCGACCATCTACAAGGTGCTGGGGGGGGGAAGCAAATAA